One region of Chryseobacterium sp. C-71 genomic DNA includes:
- a CDS encoding serine hydrolase gives MKTKLLLVLILLAQTFYAQEITGSWKGELDLGGMTLPLILDVTKENNSYVSTAKSPKQGNQIINVDKTEFINNELVFEMRALNASYKGQFKADHFEGTFSQNSKSFPLSLYKNDSKEKPAPKVLISKDIKKAGINTAKIDDFLNYITQNKEGIGSITLFKDGKEIYQKNFGQDQLPNVKWDSNTGYQIGSVSKLFTAIMLMQLEEKGKLSLKDKLSKYYPDAPNANKITLEHIMNHTSGLGDYVSSWLFGKSVGDKAILDTIRKHGVEFQPGEKERYSNSGYYLLSRILEDVSKKPYNVLLKENITSKANMKNTFSVLDKQKNIFKSYENTTGKWMEIEDFDFRNCIGLGDITSTTHDLSLFINALFDYKFIKKETLDRMLPKGEKPFGLGVMRVPFYNKISYGHGGDTAGTHTLVSYSPTENYSIATVINGEKLSHRQIFLGIANLIYDQKYEYPKFTELKKISEKELQKYEGNYYSKETKLDFKIFIKEEILFAQLTDQPSFPLEYVEGNTFKYDNAGVEIIFSPENKQLSLIQNGNTLVFDKK, from the coding sequence ATGAAAACCAAACTATTACTCGTGTTGATTTTATTAGCACAGACTTTTTACGCCCAAGAAATCACAGGCTCATGGAAAGGAGAACTTGATCTTGGCGGGATGACTCTCCCATTAATTCTCGACGTTACGAAAGAGAACAACAGCTATGTTTCGACAGCAAAAAGCCCAAAACAGGGTAATCAAATCATTAACGTTGACAAAACTGAATTCATCAATAACGAATTGGTTTTTGAAATGAGAGCATTGAATGCGTCTTATAAAGGACAATTTAAAGCCGACCATTTTGAGGGAACTTTTTCGCAAAATTCAAAATCATTTCCGTTAAGCCTTTATAAAAATGATAGCAAAGAAAAACCTGCACCAAAAGTTTTAATATCAAAAGACATAAAAAAAGCAGGAATTAACACCGCCAAAATTGATGATTTTCTAAACTATATTACCCAAAACAAAGAAGGAATCGGAAGCATCACTCTCTTCAAAGACGGAAAAGAAATCTACCAGAAAAACTTCGGGCAAGACCAATTACCCAATGTAAAATGGGATTCTAATACAGGTTACCAAATAGGCTCAGTCAGTAAACTTTTTACTGCAATTATGCTGATGCAATTGGAGGAAAAAGGAAAGCTAAGCCTTAAGGATAAACTTTCAAAATATTATCCTGATGCCCCTAATGCCAATAAAATTACTTTAGAACATATCATGAATCACACTAGCGGATTGGGAGATTATGTCAGCTCATGGTTATTTGGAAAATCTGTTGGTGACAAAGCAATTCTTGACACAATAAGAAAACACGGAGTTGAGTTTCAACCGGGAGAGAAAGAAAGATACTCAAATTCGGGTTACTATCTATTAAGCAGAATCCTAGAGGATGTTTCTAAGAAACCGTACAATGTTTTATTGAAAGAAAATATCACTAGTAAGGCCAATATGAAAAACACTTTTTCGGTTTTAGATAAGCAAAAAAACATCTTCAAATCGTACGAAAACACCACCGGAAAATGGATGGAGATAGAAGATTTTGATTTCCGTAACTGTATTGGTTTGGGAGACATTACTTCTACAACCCATGATTTGAGCTTATTCATTAATGCTTTATTTGATTATAAATTTATCAAAAAAGAAACATTAGACAGAATGCTTCCGAAAGGTGAAAAACCATTTGGGTTGGGCGTAATGAGAGTGCCATTTTACAATAAAATTTCTTACGGACATGGTGGTGATACTGCCGGAACCCACACACTTGTTTCTTATAGCCCGACTGAAAACTATTCAATCGCAACAGTTATTAACGGTGAAAAATTATCGCACAGACAAATATTTTTAGGAATCGCAAATCTCATTTACGACCAGAAATATGAATATCCAAAATTCACAGAACTAAAAAAAATCTCCGAAAAAGAATTGCAAAAATATGAAGGTAATTATTATTCAAAAGAAACTAAGTTGGACTTTAAAATCTTCATAAAAGAAGAAATCCTTTTTGCCCAGTTGACAGACCAACCATCATTTCCCTTAGAATATGTTGAAGGAAATACATTTAAATATGATAATGCCGGTGTAGAAATTATTTTTTCTCCGGAAAACAAACAACTCAGCCTTATCCAAAACGGAAATACACTTGTTTTTGACAAGAAGTAA
- a CDS encoding Yip1 family protein — MTWKTIFNPFLKFDEKKLLIVGILAFGLNILGSYYADSINDSIFHYSTLTDDEGILDVLKTNCLSYLLAIGVIFILAKIFNSKTRFIDILNTVIISQIPLMIMIPVSGLPFYKEALENLSKNFDKPENIPIFDMTLVSILGFISLILLIYSIVLYYNGFKTATNIKKWQHIVIFAFVSLLITIISQIIL, encoded by the coding sequence ATGACCTGGAAAACTATTTTTAATCCTTTTTTGAAGTTTGATGAAAAGAAACTTTTAATCGTCGGAATCCTCGCTTTCGGACTTAATATTTTAGGCTCATATTATGCAGACAGTATTAACGACAGCATCTTTCATTATTCAACTCTGACTGATGACGAAGGAATTTTGGATGTTTTAAAAACCAACTGCTTAAGCTATCTTTTAGCAATTGGAGTTATTTTTATTTTGGCTAAAATATTTAACAGCAAAACAAGATTCATTGATATTTTAAATACGGTAATCATTTCACAAATCCCATTGATGATTATGATTCCTGTCAGTGGATTGCCTTTTTACAAAGAAGCTTTAGAAAATCTATCAAAAAATTTTGACAAACCTGAAAATATTCCAATTTTTGATATGACATTGGTTAGCATTTTGGGATTTATATCATTAATTCTTTTGATATACAGCATTGTTCTTTATTACAATGGTTTCAAAACTGCAACTAATATCAAGAAATGGCAACATATTGTAATTTTCGCATTTGTTTCACTTTTAATTACAATCATTAGCCAAATTATACTTTAA
- a CDS encoding PH domain-containing protein, translated as MKNIPARIGWELIIPIFLIILLPISLDVKNGNWEIVLVPCGIFGTIILLMLTIRYNIDAEFLYVKNSIFGTTKIKINDIYKIEKTGNMISSPAPSIIGRVEIYFRNESIIISPKNFSDFENDLLKINPNITVKK; from the coding sequence ATGAAAAATATACCTGCAAGAATTGGTTGGGAATTGATAATTCCAATTTTTCTGATTATTTTGTTGCCGATTTCTCTGGATGTGAAAAATGGAAATTGGGAAATAGTTTTAGTGCCCTGTGGAATTTTCGGAACCATTATATTATTGATGCTGACGATTCGATATAATATTGATGCTGAGTTTTTGTATGTGAAAAATTCAATTTTCGGAACTACAAAAATCAAGATAAACGACATTTACAAAATAGAAAAAACCGGAAATATGATTTCTTCCCCTGCTCCCAGCATTATCGGAAGAGTTGAAATTTATTTCAGAAACGAAAGCATCATTATATCTCCTAAAAACTTCAGTGATTTTGAAAATGATTTGCTTAAAATAAATCCCAACATTACTGTAAAAAAATAA
- a CDS encoding DUF2089 family protein, which translates to MKLPIICPSCDHTLQVSEMKCPDCKTEVNGNYELPVLLKLARDEQDFILNFFLSSGSIKEMAKQAELSYPTMRNKMDDLIEKIKRLNG; encoded by the coding sequence ATGAAGTTACCCATTATTTGTCCGAGTTGCGATCACACCCTTCAGGTAAGTGAGATGAAATGCCCTGACTGTAAAACTGAAGTCAACGGAAATTATGAGCTTCCGGTACTTCTGAAATTGGCACGAGACGAGCAGGATTTCATTCTCAATTTTTTCCTTTCCAGCGGAAGTATCAAGGAAATGGCAAAACAAGCCGAACTCTCCTATCCGACCATGAGAAACAAAATGGACGATTTGATTGAAAAAATAAAAAGATTAAACGGTTAA
- a CDS encoding prephenate dehydrogenase, with translation MKIGIIGVGLIGGSIALKLKEKKAADFIYGIDNNTDNLKEALALNIIDEQADFEYGIKNSDLIIIAIPVDAARKILPKVLDIISESQTVMDVGSTKAGIVNSVKNHPNRSRFVAFHPMWGTENHGPKSAIAESFSGKAGVICDRGDSAEDALKLVQNIVENLDMHMIYMNAEAHDLHTAYISHISHITSYALANTVLEKEKEEETIFQLASSGFSSTVRLAKSHPEMWVPIFKQNKENVLDVLNEHISQLKKFKSALEKENYEYLGELIENANKIRGILDK, from the coding sequence ATGAAAATAGGTATCATTGGAGTAGGATTGATTGGAGGCTCAATCGCATTAAAATTAAAAGAAAAAAAAGCAGCCGATTTCATCTACGGAATCGATAACAATACAGATAATCTAAAAGAAGCTTTGGCTTTAAACATCATCGATGAACAGGCAGATTTTGAATATGGAATTAAAAATTCAGATTTGATCATCATTGCGATTCCCGTGGATGCAGCTAGAAAAATTTTGCCAAAAGTTTTAGATATCATTTCAGAATCACAAACCGTGATGGATGTTGGTTCTACGAAAGCAGGAATTGTCAACTCGGTAAAAAATCATCCAAACCGATCAAGATTTGTCGCTTTCCACCCGATGTGGGGAACGGAAAATCATGGACCGAAATCTGCAATTGCAGAGAGTTTTTCGGGAAAAGCCGGAGTGATTTGCGATCGTGGAGATTCTGCTGAAGATGCTTTAAAATTGGTGCAAAATATCGTTGAGAACTTAGACATGCATATGATTTACATGAATGCTGAAGCACATGATCTTCACACTGCTTACATTTCACATATTTCGCACATCACCTCTTATGCGCTTGCCAATACGGTTTTGGAGAAAGAAAAGGAAGAGGAAACTATTTTTCAATTGGCAAGTTCTGGTTTTTCGAGTACTGTTCGTCTCGCAAAGTCTCATCCGGAAATGTGGGTTCCAATCTTTAAACAAAATAAAGAGAATGTCTTGGATGTTTTGAACGAGCATATTTCTCAATTAAAAAAATTCAAATCTGCTTTGGAAAAAGAGAATTATGAATATTTGGGCGAACTCATTGAAAATGCCAATAAAATAAGAGGTATTTTAGATAAGTAA
- a CDS encoding cation:proton antiporter, whose protein sequence is MGKYKNIIFYISTIAFFSCLMYWFFIEGKTLEIGENIAPSKATGSTMWENFTDSFMTNLHHPLALLLAQIVTIILVAKLFGWICVKLKQPSVIGEMIAGIVLGPSLFGLYFPELSAFIFPTESLGNLQFLSQIGLILFMYIVGMELDLSVLRKKAHDAVVISHASIIFPFALGVGLSYFIYKEFAPAGIQFSSFALFIAIAMSITAFPVLARIVQERNLHKTKIGTVVITCAAADDITAWCILAAVIAVVKAGSFSGSVFVILMAILYVFIMIKAVRPFLIRIAESQKGKGFISKPLVAVFFLILIISSYATEVIGIHALFGAFMAGAIMPENVKFRNLFIEKIEDVALVLLLPLFFVFTGLRTQIGLLNDPHLWKIGGFIILTAVTGKFVGSALTSKFLKMSWKDSLTIGALMNTRGLTELIVLNIGYDLGVLGPELFAMLVIMALFTTFMTGPCLDLINYLFRGKKSTMDDEEQENDDAKYKVLLSFDTAESGSTLLRLADNFTHKMNGNKSVTAMNIAPVDELHAFDIENFEKEQFKKVIQTSDELQLEVTTLFKASTDIESDLTSISNKGNYDLLLIMLGKSMYEGSLLGRLLGFTTKIINPEKLLNTVKGKSYIFNNSPFDDFTLQILDKTNIPVGVLVEKGFTSAEKVFVPIFNLSDFYLLEYAKRLINNNNSQIIILDVAGQIRSNIEVKELIRSIEQVAPNHITLYNEKKIEKEFLNGQDLMLISKKSWRGLIDSKSLWLSDIPSTLIISNP, encoded by the coding sequence ATGGGGAAATACAAAAATATTATCTTTTATATCAGTACCATCGCATTCTTTTCATGCCTGATGTACTGGTTTTTTATCGAAGGAAAAACATTAGAAATAGGAGAAAATATTGCTCCAAGTAAAGCGACAGGATCTACGATGTGGGAGAATTTCACCGATTCTTTTATGACGAATCTTCATCATCCTCTAGCACTTTTACTCGCACAAATTGTGACCATCATTCTTGTCGCAAAGCTATTTGGATGGATTTGTGTTAAACTAAAACAACCTTCCGTAATCGGTGAAATGATTGCCGGAATCGTGTTGGGACCTTCACTTTTCGGACTTTATTTTCCTGAACTTTCTGCATTTATTTTTCCTACAGAATCTCTTGGAAACTTACAATTTCTGAGTCAGATTGGCTTAATACTTTTCATGTACATTGTTGGGATGGAGCTAGATTTGAGTGTTTTACGTAAAAAAGCACACGATGCAGTAGTAATCAGCCATGCGAGTATCATTTTCCCTTTTGCTTTAGGAGTAGGACTTTCTTATTTTATTTATAAAGAATTTGCTCCTGCGGGAATTCAGTTCAGCTCATTTGCTTTGTTTATTGCCATTGCGATGAGTATCACAGCGTTTCCTGTTTTAGCAAGAATTGTTCAGGAAAGAAACCTTCATAAGACAAAAATAGGAACCGTTGTCATTACCTGTGCTGCTGCAGATGATATTACGGCGTGGTGTATTTTGGCAGCTGTGATTGCTGTTGTAAAAGCGGGATCGTTTTCAGGATCAGTATTCGTTATTTTGATGGCAATTTTATATGTTTTCATCATGATAAAAGCGGTAAGACCATTCTTGATCAGAATCGCTGAATCTCAAAAAGGTAAAGGATTTATCAGCAAACCGTTGGTAGCTGTGTTTTTCTTAATCTTAATTATTTCATCATACGCAACAGAAGTTATCGGTATTCACGCGCTTTTCGGAGCATTTATGGCAGGTGCCATCATGCCGGAAAATGTGAAGTTCAGAAATCTTTTCATTGAAAAAATTGAAGACGTTGCTTTGGTTTTATTGCTTCCATTATTCTTTGTATTTACAGGATTGCGTACTCAGATTGGTTTACTAAATGATCCTCACCTTTGGAAAATCGGTGGCTTCATTATCTTAACTGCCGTTACCGGAAAATTTGTAGGAAGTGCGCTGACTTCAAAATTCCTCAAAATGAGCTGGAAAGACAGTCTCACCATCGGAGCATTGATGAATACGAGAGGGCTTACAGAATTAATTGTGTTAAATATCGGTTATGATCTTGGAGTTTTAGGCCCGGAATTGTTTGCAATGTTAGTCATCATGGCATTATTCACCACTTTCATGACCGGTCCTTGCCTTGATCTTATCAATTATCTTTTTAGAGGAAAAAAATCGACAATGGACGATGAAGAACAGGAAAATGATGATGCAAAATATAAAGTTCTCTTATCTTTTGACACTGCCGAATCCGGAAGTACATTATTAAGATTAGCCGACAATTTCACTCACAAAATGAACGGAAACAAAAGCGTAACCGCAATGAATATCGCTCCGGTAGACGAACTGCACGCTTTTGATATTGAAAATTTCGAGAAAGAACAATTTAAAAAAGTAATCCAAACCTCAGATGAACTTCAGTTGGAAGTTACTACCCTTTTCAAAGCATCAACCGATATTGAAAGTGATCTCACAAGCATTTCAAACAAAGGAAATTACGATTTACTTTTAATCATGCTCGGGAAATCGATGTATGAAGGAAGTTTACTCGGAAGACTTTTAGGCTTTACCACAAAAATCATCAACCCTGAAAAATTACTGAATACTGTAAAAGGAAAAAGCTATATTTTTAACAATTCTCCTTTTGATGATTTCACCTTGCAGATTTTAGATAAAACAAATATTCCGGTGGGAGTCTTAGTTGAAAAAGGATTTACTTCAGCCGAAAAAGTATTTGTCCCGATTTTTAATTTAAGCGATTTTTATCTGCTTGAATATGCGAAAAGACTAATCAACAATAACAATTCGCAGATTATTATTTTGGATGTTGCAGGGCAAATCAGAAGTAATATTGAGGTAAAAGAGCTTATCAGAAGTATCGAACAGGTCGCACCTAATCACATTACTTTATACAACGAGAAAAAAATTGAGAAAGAATTTTTGAATGGACAAGATCTTATGCTGATCAGCAAAAAGAGCTGGCGAGGTCTTATCGACTCAAAAAGTCTTTGGCTGTCTGATATTCCTTCAACGTTGATTATCAGTAATCCTTAA
- a CDS encoding LytTR family DNA-binding domain-containing protein, producing the protein MIKCVILDDELLAISYLKLLCEQIDNVEVVKAFNDPKIFLSEINSIDCNLCILDIEMPGMTGLQVAELISDSKKIIFTTAYKEYAAEAFDLNVVDYVRKPIKKERLIQAFEKAADLFSHLPQKESIEWNSNIGKSTIFTQQIAYIKTSEIDSRDKDIILKDGTTIVLKNLNFKSLLEMLPSKDFAQVNKKEIIALSSVKVLSTSEIITTILTENDHFLKLQIGETYKNSFMERFGK; encoded by the coding sequence ATGATAAAATGCGTTATTCTTGATGATGAACTGCTTGCTATAAGTTATCTAAAACTTTTGTGCGAACAGATTGACAATGTAGAAGTTGTAAAGGCTTTTAATGATCCTAAAATTTTCCTGAGCGAAATAAATTCCATCGATTGTAACCTCTGTATTTTAGATATTGAAATGCCGGGAATGACCGGACTTCAGGTCGCAGAATTAATCTCAGATTCAAAAAAAATCATCTTTACAACGGCTTACAAAGAATATGCAGCTGAAGCATTTGATTTGAATGTCGTTGACTACGTGCGTAAACCCATAAAAAAAGAAAGACTGATTCAGGCATTTGAAAAAGCGGCAGATCTCTTCAGTCATCTCCCACAAAAAGAATCCATCGAATGGAACAGCAACATCGGAAAATCAACCATATTTACACAGCAGATTGCTTATATTAAAACCTCAGAAATCGACAGTCGCGACAAAGATATTATCCTTAAAGACGGAACAACCATCGTGCTGAAAAATCTGAATTTCAAGTCGCTTTTAGAAATGTTGCCTTCAAAAGATTTTGCGCAGGTCAACAAAAAAGAAATCATCGCTTTATCATCCGTAAAAGTTTTGTCTACCAGTGAAATTATTACAACGATTCTCACTGAAAATGATCATTTTTTAAAATTACAGATCGGCGAAACTTATAAAAATTCGTTTATGGAAAGATTTGGGAAATAA
- a CDS encoding histidine kinase produces the protein MDGNYYMIHDYLIFVGVFAIFFFLTVSIYLFSQNQSFRKRNTKLSETNKLIEQRLNEVQLEHIGTKLNPHLFKNILNSVQSHAYQTYMSLDKLANVLDYILYESNNKFVSPKEEFSFALSLIEINKIKINPLFDFRIKSKIDKSDMIYEEKVFAPLISVDLIENAFKHTDFLAQDSFIAIHLELENRIFTMKVSNKASLKNVLEKEHSGFGSQSLDQRLKMIYNNFYTLQKNSKNGIFTAELTINLGEFYDKMRYS, from the coding sequence ATGGACGGCAATTACTACATGATTCACGATTATCTGATTTTCGTTGGAGTTTTTGCTATTTTCTTTTTCCTCACAGTAAGTATTTATTTGTTCAGTCAAAATCAAAGTTTCAGAAAGAGAAATACCAAACTTTCAGAAACCAATAAGTTAATTGAACAACGCTTGAATGAAGTTCAATTGGAGCACATCGGTACAAAACTGAATCCACATCTTTTTAAAAATATTTTAAATTCGGTACAGTCGCACGCTTATCAGACCTACATGTCACTCGATAAACTGGCGAATGTTCTGGATTATATTTTATACGAAAGCAACAACAAATTTGTAAGCCCAAAAGAGGAATTCAGCTTTGCTTTAAGCTTAATTGAAATTAATAAAATTAAAATCAATCCGCTTTTTGATTTCAGAATTAAATCTAAAATTGACAAGTCTGATATGATATACGAAGAAAAAGTTTTTGCACCGCTGATTTCTGTAGATTTAATTGAAAACGCCTTTAAACACACAGATTTTCTGGCTCAGGATTCTTTCATCGCCATTCACCTTGAGTTGGAAAACAGAATTTTCACAATGAAAGTCAGCAACAAAGCTTCGTTAAAAAATGTTCTGGAAAAAGAGCACAGTGGTTTTGGAAGTCAGTCTTTGGATCAACGTCTGAAAATGATTTACAACAATTTTTACACGCTTCAAAAAAACTCAAAAAACGGTATCTTCACAGCAGAATTAACAATCAATTTAGGCGAATTTTATGATAAAATGCGTTATTCTTGA
- a CDS encoding alanine dehydrogenase, which yields MSTTNIFTPFSEEELMPKEEKLEVIKKGKQFSIGIPKETCLNERRTCITPDAVQVLVQHGHEIIVESGAGQGSFFTDLQYSESGAIITKDPKEAFSQDLILKINPPTDEEIDYFKPNTYLVSALQINLRDKDYFLKLAEKKINAIAFEFIADEYKQLALVRLIGEIAGTVSILYASELLALSNGLMLGGITGVRPAEVVVLGAGIVGEFATKAAIGLGASVKVFDNSLSKLRRLHTLVDSRVPTSIIDPKELSKSLRRADVVIGALPRLNMQPIVTEEMVCKMKKGSVIIDIAIDYGKVVETSELTTMEDPYIIKHGVIHCGLPNLTSKMPRTTTKAISNFFLSYILNYDVEGGFENMLIRKNEMKQSLYMYKGRHTKKVICDRFGLTYHDINLLIF from the coding sequence ATGAGTACCACAAATATTTTTACTCCTTTTTCCGAGGAAGAACTAATGCCAAAGGAGGAAAAGTTGGAAGTTATTAAAAAGGGCAAGCAATTCAGCATAGGAATTCCTAAAGAAACCTGTCTCAACGAAAGACGAACTTGTATAACGCCCGACGCGGTGCAGGTTTTGGTACAGCACGGCCATGAGATCATTGTAGAATCTGGTGCAGGACAAGGTTCTTTTTTTACCGACCTACAGTACTCAGAATCGGGAGCAATTATTACAAAAGATCCGAAAGAAGCGTTCAGTCAGGATTTGATTTTAAAAATCAATCCGCCTACTGATGAAGAAATTGATTATTTTAAACCAAATACTTATCTCGTTTCTGCTCTACAGATCAATCTTAGAGATAAAGACTATTTCCTAAAATTAGCAGAGAAAAAAATCAATGCCATTGCCTTTGAATTTATTGCTGATGAGTACAAACAATTGGCTTTGGTAAGATTAATCGGCGAAATTGCAGGTACAGTTTCTATTTTATATGCTTCGGAATTACTAGCCTTATCAAACGGACTGATGCTTGGTGGAATTACAGGTGTTAGACCCGCAGAAGTTGTTGTTCTAGGCGCAGGAATCGTTGGCGAATTTGCTACAAAAGCTGCCATTGGTTTGGGTGCAAGCGTGAAAGTTTTTGACAATTCGCTTTCAAAACTGAGAAGACTCCACACATTGGTTGACAGCAGAGTTCCCACCTCAATTATTGACCCGAAAGAATTAAGTAAAAGTCTTAGACGTGCCGATGTTGTCATTGGAGCCCTTCCAAGATTGAATATGCAGCCGATTGTCACCGAAGAGATGGTTTGCAAAATGAAAAAGGGCAGCGTCATCATCGATATTGCCATTGATTACGGCAAAGTAGTTGAAACGTCAGAACTGACTACAATGGAAGATCCTTACATCATCAAACATGGTGTTATCCATTGCGGACTTCCGAATCTGACCTCAAAAATGCCAAGAACAACCACGAAGGCAATCTCAAATTTTTTCCTTTCGTATATTCTAAATTACGATGTTGAGGGTGGTTTCGAAAATATGCTGATCCGCAAAAACGAAATGAAGCAAAGTCTGTATATGTATAAGGGCAGACACACCAAGAAGGTAATCTGCGACCGTTTCGGACTTACTTATCATGACATCAATCTTTTAATTTTCTAA
- the tsaE gene encoding tRNA (adenosine(37)-N6)-threonylcarbamoyltransferase complex ATPase subunit type 1 TsaE, with amino-acid sequence MNFNITKLENWQDVVEEITPQLQHPILLLKGNLGAGKTTFTQFLLKNLGSEDEVNSPTYSIVNEYNTSKGKVYHFDLYRLKNIEEVFDIGIEEYLDNAYLCIIEWPEVYEEELYGLKYHTMSIHNNGESREISFD; translated from the coding sequence ATGAATTTTAATATCACCAAATTAGAAAATTGGCAAGACGTTGTTGAAGAAATCACTCCTCAACTTCAACATCCGATTTTATTATTAAAAGGAAATTTAGGAGCCGGAAAAACTACATTTACTCAGTTTTTACTTAAAAATTTAGGTAGTGAAGACGAGGTGAATTCACCCACCTACTCTATTGTGAACGAATACAATACGTCTAAAGGAAAAGTCTATCATTTTGATCTTTACCGCTTAAAAAACATCGAGGAAGTCTTTGATATTGGCATTGAAGAATATCTTGACAATGCTTATTTATGCATTATCGAGTGGCCGGAAGTTTATGAAGAAGAACTCTACGGACTAAAGTACCATACCATGAGCATCCATAACAACGGTGAGAGCAGAGAAATCAGTTTCGACTAA